A genomic segment from Chloroflexota bacterium encodes:
- a CDS encoding tetratricopeptide repeat protein, whose translation MAGRRNIYEKHLKAGHDYAWDGRWDKAAEQYRLALAEFPEEPPALVALAQAYRELGRRDEAAQVYRTLVRISPRDPVPLMHLAQLETEQGHLEQAVDTYMALAELHRNAGDIRQAVAAWEQVVRLSPDHIAARQRLAAAYAQLRAVDRAVEQHLALAGILQRMGQVEKAIQQCREALRLSPSSVAARNMMEMLREGTEAEPAAAAEPQETPAAEILTPAAETQRKALTDLAGALFEERPAQAAPQGEPPTQVADRASVDALISQAIDFQTRGLVDEAIASYLRLLKMGEDRPAIHFNLGLLFQQQLRFEDAIEHLLRSVKAPEYRLGSHFALGQCYRAQGQVGLSIEHFLEVLKIVDLQTVARDQADDLIQLYENLAESYQVQGDAEKAKSFADSLVQFLSSKGWQDKVREARKRLGGAGEGITVSMAELLEAEESDEVLRALSLGQEYLKRGLLAAAADECYRAVGLAPDYLPAHLKLADVWLQMGDIARAADKYRLVADLYALRGDPKRAVAVYRRLLQINAADTEARAVCIRLLLQQGEYEAALEEYIAQIQMLARVAQVDQALALAQEAQALIQQHGLAPRWQAAVLHQVGEIQVGRVQWKAALETYRQIAALSPADERARVRLVDLYYKLGQEAEALAQLNELLALYRERGEHNRMISVLRELADLRPDAPDLHRLLAQAYQVAGRMAEAVQELDWLSRLYWEAGEVAQARAAVEDIIALNPHNVETFRARLRQMGG comes from the coding sequence GTGGCAGGCCGACGCAATATCTACGAGAAGCACCTGAAAGCCGGGCACGACTACGCGTGGGATGGGCGCTGGGACAAGGCGGCGGAGCAGTATCGCCTGGCCCTGGCCGAGTTTCCCGAAGAGCCGCCTGCGCTGGTGGCCCTTGCCCAGGCGTATCGCGAACTGGGCCGGCGCGATGAGGCCGCCCAGGTGTACCGCACCCTTGTCCGAATCTCCCCGCGCGACCCCGTCCCGCTGATGCACCTGGCCCAATTGGAGACGGAACAGGGGCATCTGGAACAGGCGGTGGATACCTACATGGCGCTGGCCGAGTTGCACCGCAACGCCGGCGACATCCGGCAGGCCGTGGCCGCGTGGGAGCAGGTTGTCCGACTGTCGCCCGACCACATCGCCGCCCGACAGCGCCTTGCCGCCGCCTACGCCCAATTGCGCGCCGTGGACAGGGCGGTGGAGCAGCACCTGGCCTTGGCGGGCATTCTCCAGCGCATGGGGCAGGTGGAGAAGGCCATCCAGCAGTGCCGCGAGGCGCTGCGCCTGTCGCCGTCCAGCGTGGCGGCCCGCAACATGATGGAGATGCTCCGCGAGGGGACCGAAGCCGAGCCTGCCGCCGCGGCGGAGCCTCAGGAAACGCCCGCCGCCGAAATCCTCACGCCCGCCGCCGAGACCCAGCGCAAGGCCCTCACCGACCTGGCCGGCGCGCTGTTTGAGGAGAGGCCCGCCCAGGCCGCGCCCCAGGGCGAGCCCCCGACCCAGGTGGCCGACAGGGCTTCCGTGGATGCGCTCATCAGCCAGGCCATTGACTTTCAGACGCGCGGCCTGGTGGACGAGGCCATCGCCAGTTACCTGCGCCTCCTGAAGATGGGCGAGGACCGGCCCGCCATTCACTTCAACCTGGGCCTCCTGTTCCAGCAACAGTTGCGGTTTGAGGATGCCATTGAGCATCTCCTGCGCTCGGTCAAGGCCCCCGAATACCGCCTGGGCAGCCATTTTGCGCTGGGCCAGTGCTATCGCGCCCAGGGGCAGGTGGGCCTTTCCATTGAGCACTTCCTGGAGGTCCTCAAGATCGTGGACCTGCAGACCGTGGCCCGCGACCAGGCGGATGATCTCATCCAGTTGTACGAGAACCTGGCCGAGAGTTACCAGGTCCAGGGCGACGCGGAAAAGGCCAAATCGTTCGCGGATTCGCTGGTGCAGTTTCTCAGCAGCAAGGGCTGGCAGGATAAGGTGCGCGAGGCCCGGAAGCGCCTGGGCGGGGCGGGCGAGGGCATAACCGTGAGCATGGCCGAACTCCTGGAGGCCGAGGAGTCGGACGAGGTGCTGCGGGCGCTGTCGCTGGGCCAGGAGTATCTCAAGCGTGGGCTGCTGGCCGCCGCCGCTGACGAGTGCTATCGGGCGGTGGGCCTGGCTCCGGACTACCTGCCCGCGCACCTGAAACTGGCGGATGTCTGGCTTCAGATGGGCGACATCGCGCGCGCAGCCGACAAGTATCGGCTGGTGGCCGACCTGTACGCGTTGCGGGGCGACCCGAAGCGCGCCGTGGCGGTGTATCGCCGCCTTCTGCAGATCAACGCCGCCGACACCGAGGCCCGCGCCGTGTGCATTCGGCTGCTCTTGCAGCAGGGCGAGTACGAGGCGGCGCTGGAGGAGTACATCGCGCAGATTCAGATGCTGGCCCGCGTGGCGCAAGTGGATCAGGCCCTCGCGCTCGCCCAGGAGGCGCAGGCCCTCATCCAGCAGCATGGGCTTGCCCCCCGCTGGCAGGCCGCCGTTCTCCATCAGGTCGGCGAGATTCAGGTGGGCCGCGTGCAGTGGAAGGCGGCCCTGGAGACCTACCGGCAGATTGCGGCGCTGTCGCCCGCCGACGAGCGCGCCCGCGTGCGCCTGGTGGACCTCTACTACAAACTCGGCCAGGAGGCCGAAGCCCTCGCGCAGTTGAACGAACTCCTCGCCCTGTACCGCGAGCGCGGCGAGCACAACCGCATGATCAGCGTGCTGCGCGAACTGGCCGACCTGCGCCCCGATGCTCCGGATCTGCACCGCTTGCTGGCGCAGGCGTATCAGGTGGCGGGGAGAATGGCCGAAGCCGTGCAGGAACTGGATTGGCTGTCCCGCCTGTATTGGGAGGCGGGCGAGGTCGCCCAGGCGCGGGCGGCGGTTGAGGACATCATTGCCCTCAACCCCCACAACGTGGAGACGTTCAGGGCGCGCCTGCGCCAAATGGGCGGATAA
- a CDS encoding TIGR00159 family protein — protein sequence MSDLLWTLSQLDIRAAVDILLVALVFWGLLQLIQRTQAVQLLRGVVLVVLAAALLTSVFRLTAFSWLMGKAVPALLLAVPVIFQPELRRALERLGRAGAFANRPGAEPLVKQVIRQVARASALLSDRRHGALIVLERDTGLQEYVDTGVRVDAALTTELLLTIFFPNTALHDGAVIVRGDRVVAAGCVLPLATGTAVDYRLGTRHRAALGLTEQTDAVVVVVSEETGIISVVHNARMIRRLDENRLVKVLDAIYLPSRPVQVTRARQLARMLKRVGLGARAWLGRVARLLPRPNKRSS from the coding sequence GTGTCGGACTTGTTGTGGACCCTATCCCAACTGGATATTCGGGCGGCGGTGGACATTCTGCTGGTCGCCCTGGTGTTTTGGGGGCTGCTCCAGTTGATCCAGCGCACGCAGGCGGTGCAACTGCTGCGCGGAGTGGTTCTGGTGGTCCTGGCCGCTGCGCTGCTCACCAGCGTGTTTCGGCTCACGGCCTTCTCGTGGCTCATGGGCAAGGCGGTGCCCGCGCTCCTGCTGGCCGTGCCGGTCATCTTCCAGCCGGAACTGCGGCGGGCGCTGGAACGCCTGGGCAGAGCCGGCGCGTTCGCCAATCGTCCGGGCGCCGAACCCCTGGTCAAGCAAGTGATTCGGCAGGTGGCCCGCGCCAGCGCCCTGCTGTCGGACCGACGCCATGGCGCGCTGATCGTGCTGGAGCGCGACACCGGCCTGCAGGAGTACGTGGATACCGGCGTGCGGGTGGACGCTGCCCTCACGACGGAACTCCTGCTCACGATCTTTTTCCCCAATACGGCCCTGCACGATGGCGCGGTCATCGTTCGGGGCGACCGAGTGGTGGCGGCCGGTTGTGTCCTGCCCCTGGCCACGGGTACGGCGGTGGACTACCGACTGGGCACCCGCCACCGTGCCGCTCTGGGGCTGACCGAACAGACCGACGCCGTGGTGGTCGTCGTGTCCGAGGAGACCGGCATCATCTCCGTGGTCCACAACGCGCGGATGATCCGCCGCCTGGACGAGAATCGCCTGGTGAAGGTGTTGGATGCCATCTATCTCCCGTCGCGGCCAGTGCAGGTAACGCGGGCGCGGCAACTGGCTCGCATGCTCAAACGGGTGGGCCTGGGCGCGCGCGCGTGGCTTGGGCGCGTCGCTCGCTTGCTCCCGCGGCCCAACAAACGCTCTTCGTAG
- a CDS encoding glycosyltransferase family 2 protein → MYKGHRISVVTPCYNEEAGVAIILSDMPACVDEVIVVDNNSTDRTAEVARRLGARVVVEAKQGYGAAYKTGFQHATGDIIVTMDGDGTYPRGFIPLLLDVLLDENLDFITCDRTGHKSRGTGTPLRVFGNWLLGVVQAALFWFYLKDSQSGMWVFRRDILPLLDLTSDGMALSEELKIEAFTRKELKCAEVPIYYRPRVGESKLNLWRDGFQNLAFLFRKKATHLLRGRKPAPAGWRAAPSPAPANPATE, encoded by the coding sequence ATGTACAAAGGGCATCGCATCTCGGTGGTAACCCCGTGCTACAACGAAGAGGCAGGCGTGGCGATCATCCTCAGCGATATGCCTGCGTGCGTGGATGAGGTCATCGTGGTGGACAACAACTCCACCGACCGCACGGCAGAGGTGGCGCGGCGCCTGGGCGCTCGCGTTGTCGTGGAGGCGAAGCAGGGCTACGGCGCGGCCTACAAGACCGGCTTCCAACACGCCACCGGAGACATTATCGTTACGATGGACGGCGACGGCACCTATCCGCGCGGGTTCATCCCCCTGCTGCTGGACGTGCTGCTGGACGAGAATCTGGACTTCATCACGTGCGACCGCACGGGCCACAAGAGCCGCGGTACGGGCACGCCCCTTCGCGTGTTCGGCAATTGGCTGCTGGGCGTGGTGCAGGCGGCGCTGTTCTGGTTTTACCTCAAAGATTCGCAGTCGGGGATGTGGGTCTTTCGCCGCGACATCTTGCCCCTGCTGGATCTGACCAGCGACGGCATGGCGCTGTCGGAGGAACTCAAGATAGAAGCCTTCACGCGCAAAGAACTCAAGTGCGCCGAGGTTCCCATCTACTACCGCCCGCGGGTGGGCGAGAGCAAACTCAACCTGTGGCGGGATGGGTTTCAGAATCTCGCATTCCTGTTTCGCAAGAAGGCCACCCACCTGCTCCGGGGGAGAAAGCCCGCGCCCGCGGGGTGGAGGGCTGCGCCCTCGCCAGCCCCGGCCAACCCTGCCACGGAGTAG
- a CDS encoding radical SAM protein, with the protein MSVWNYLKYTPRMFYKRGAMPLYFVFFVTENCNAHCSHCLLGQRTEWVKDELTVDEIEKISASMGDMLFFTPTGGEPFIRKDLAEIVHIFKVNNHAANVGIPTNGSLTGRIVETTETMLRQNPNIDLHIDVSIDGIGEDHDRIRNTPGLFDKAVHTYKELRRLEKHYPNFSVCVQITVSALNQDRLLPLYDYLGKELGVNTVFTLLTRGEPADPMTKDFDIARYEELHRALERDNKARILSGYYKMPFSDVLNAKRIVRPRIIAKTVRENRYQIPCYAGTLGGAMFSRGQVLPCEVRPDRMIANVRDYDYDFGKVWFSRRADEMRRDIRETKCFCTYECFLTVNILFNPLVLPQVFKEYLALKAAKVRHRISPLESGRLHDGVATPAHEE; encoded by the coding sequence ATGAGCGTTTGGAACTACTTGAAGTACACTCCTCGCATGTTCTACAAGCGCGGGGCGATGCCTCTCTACTTCGTCTTCTTCGTTACCGAGAACTGCAACGCCCATTGCAGTCACTGCTTACTGGGCCAGAGGACCGAATGGGTCAAGGACGAACTGACCGTGGACGAGATTGAGAAGATCTCGGCCTCCATGGGCGATATGCTGTTCTTCACGCCTACCGGCGGCGAGCCGTTTATCCGCAAGGACCTGGCCGAAATCGTCCACATCTTCAAGGTCAACAATCACGCCGCCAACGTGGGCATCCCCACCAACGGAAGCCTGACGGGCCGCATCGTGGAGACGACCGAGACGATGCTGCGCCAGAACCCCAACATTGACCTGCACATTGACGTGTCCATAGACGGCATCGGCGAGGATCACGACCGCATCCGCAATACGCCAGGGCTGTTTGACAAGGCGGTGCACACCTACAAGGAACTGCGGCGGCTGGAGAAGCACTATCCCAACTTCAGCGTGTGCGTCCAGATCACCGTCTCGGCGCTGAACCAGGATCGGCTGCTGCCGCTGTACGATTACCTGGGCAAGGAACTGGGCGTCAACACGGTGTTCACGCTGCTCACGCGGGGCGAGCCGGCTGACCCCATGACCAAGGATTTTGACATCGCCCGCTACGAGGAACTGCATCGGGCGCTGGAGCGCGACAACAAGGCGCGGATTCTGTCGGGTTACTACAAGATGCCGTTCTCGGACGTGCTCAACGCCAAGCGCATCGTGCGCCCGCGCATCATCGCCAAGACGGTGCGCGAGAACCGCTATCAGATTCCGTGCTACGCGGGCACGCTGGGCGGGGCCATGTTCAGCCGGGGGCAGGTGTTGCCGTGCGAGGTGCGCCCCGACCGCATGATCGCCAACGTGCGCGACTATGACTACGACTTCGGCAAGGTCTGGTTCAGCCGGCGCGCTGACGAGATGCGCCGCGACATCCGCGAGACCAAATGCTTCTGCACCTACGAGTGCTTCCTGACGGTGAATATCCTGTTCAACCCGCTGGTTCTGCCCCAGGTGTTCAAGGAATACCTGGCCCTGAAGGCAGCCAAGGTGCGCCACCGCATTTCGCCGCTGGAATCGGGCCGACTGCACGATGGCGTCGCCACGCCTGCGCACGAGGAGTAA
- the argF gene encoding ornithine carbamoyltransferase: MCYTIIRRVKMKHFVAISDFTPEEIQHILDVAVQLKVEWKQGGNRPILQGKTLAMVFQKPSLRTRVSFEMAMHQLGGYAFYLSPDEIGLGKRESVADVARVLSRYVDCIMARVFDHRHIEELAAYSRVPVINGLSDYNHPCQAMADLLTVMEKKGNLKGLTLAFVGDGNNVATSLAFATAQVGMNFAIATPPGYELPQAVVEKAQTLAQRTGSRILTTHDPTEAVRGADVIYTDVWTSMGQEKEREQRLKVFPPYQVNAALVALAKPDVIVEHCLPAHRGEEITDEVADGPHSVLFDQAENRMHAQKAILAILLGGM, encoded by the coding sequence ATGTGCTATACTATCATCAGGAGGGTGAAAATGAAGCATTTTGTCGCCATATCGGACTTCACACCGGAAGAAATCCAGCATATTTTGGACGTGGCAGTCCAACTCAAGGTGGAATGGAAGCAGGGGGGCAACCGTCCCATCCTCCAGGGCAAGACCCTGGCCATGGTCTTCCAGAAGCCATCGCTACGCACCCGCGTCTCCTTTGAGATGGCCATGCACCAACTGGGCGGGTATGCGTTCTACCTGTCGCCCGACGAGATCGGGCTTGGGAAGCGCGAGAGCGTGGCCGACGTGGCCCGCGTGCTCAGCCGCTACGTGGACTGCATCATGGCGCGCGTCTTTGATCATAGGCACATAGAGGAACTGGCTGCCTATTCGCGCGTGCCGGTCATCAACGGCCTGTCGGACTACAATCATCCGTGCCAGGCGATGGCCGACCTGCTCACCGTCATGGAGAAGAAGGGCAACCTGAAGGGCCTGACCCTGGCGTTCGTGGGCGACGGCAACAACGTGGCCACGTCGCTGGCTTTTGCGACGGCGCAGGTGGGCATGAACTTCGCCATCGCGACGCCCCCGGGCTACGAACTGCCGCAGGCGGTGGTGGAGAAGGCGCAGACCCTTGCCCAACGCACGGGCAGCCGCATCCTGACCACCCACGACCCGACCGAGGCTGTGCGGGGCGCGGATGTCATCTATACCGACGTCTGGACCAGCATGGGCCAGGAGAAGGAGCGCGAGCAGCGCCTCAAGGTGTTCCCGCCGTATCAGGTCAACGCGGCGCTGGTGGCGCTGGCGAAGCCCGACGTCATCGTGGAGCATTGCCTGCCCGCGCACCGAGGCGAGGAGATCACCGACGAAGTGGCCGACGGCCCTCATTCGGTGTTGTTTGACCAGGCCGAGAACCGCATGCATGCCCAGAAGGCGATTCTCGCCATCCTGTTGGGGGGAATGTAG